A single Pseudomonas putida DNA region contains:
- a CDS encoding amino acid permease codes for MASLHNNKQRSLQHGLTSRQVSMISIAGIIGAGLFIGSSNAIATAGPAILISYAMTGLLVLLVMRMLGEMAIANPNSGSFSTYASEAIGPWAGFTIGWLYWWFWVLIIPVEAIAGADILHAYFPGVPSWLFAFLIMVVLSGSNLVSVKNFGAFEYWFALVKVVAIIAFIGVCSLAVFGFWPLAEVSGISRLWDNGGFMPNGFGTVLGGVLITIFSFFGAEIVTIAADETANPKDKIRRATNLVVYRIAIFYLASIFLVVSLVAWNDPSLKAVGSFQRVLEVLNVPGAKLLVDLVVLVAVTSCMNSGLYTASRMLYSLGARGQALSMTKRISGAGVPTVAVILSTLAGFVGCFVNYVLPGKVFGFLLSTTGAIALLVYLVIAVSQLRMRARAEREGRPLELKMWLFPWLTWLVIGTIVMVLGYMLFSDAYRYETLMTAGVTLFILLVSLTQKGGKVVAQPA; via the coding sequence ATGGCTTCGCTACACAACAACAAACAGCGTTCCTTGCAGCACGGTCTGACCTCGCGTCAGGTGTCCATGATTTCCATTGCCGGCATCATTGGTGCCGGCCTGTTCATCGGTTCTTCCAACGCCATCGCCACTGCGGGCCCGGCCATTCTCATCTCCTATGCAATGACCGGCCTGCTGGTGCTGCTGGTGATGCGCATGCTTGGCGAAATGGCCATCGCCAACCCCAACAGCGGTTCGTTCTCCACCTACGCCTCGGAGGCCATCGGCCCCTGGGCCGGCTTTACCATCGGCTGGCTGTACTGGTGGTTCTGGGTGCTGATCATTCCGGTCGAGGCCATTGCCGGTGCAGACATCCTGCATGCCTATTTCCCTGGCGTGCCGTCCTGGCTGTTCGCTTTCCTGATCATGGTCGTGCTGTCGGGCAGCAACCTGGTCAGCGTGAAGAACTTCGGCGCGTTCGAGTACTGGTTCGCGCTGGTCAAGGTGGTCGCGATCATCGCCTTCATCGGGGTCTGCAGCCTGGCCGTGTTCGGCTTCTGGCCGCTGGCCGAGGTGTCCGGCATCAGCCGCCTGTGGGACAACGGCGGGTTCATGCCCAACGGTTTCGGCACCGTGCTCGGTGGCGTGCTGATCACCATCTTCTCGTTCTTCGGTGCCGAGATCGTGACCATTGCCGCCGACGAAACCGCCAACCCGAAAGACAAGATCCGCCGCGCTACCAATCTGGTGGTGTACCGCATCGCCATCTTCTACCTGGCGTCGATCTTCCTGGTGGTGTCGCTGGTGGCCTGGAACGACCCAAGCCTCAAAGCGGTGGGCTCGTTCCAGCGTGTGCTGGAAGTGCTGAATGTGCCGGGGGCCAAGTTGCTGGTCGACCTGGTGGTGCTGGTGGCGGTGACCAGTTGCATGAACTCCGGCCTCTACACGGCTTCGCGGATGCTCTACTCGCTGGGTGCCCGTGGTCAGGCGTTGAGCATGACCAAGCGTATTTCCGGCGCTGGCGTGCCGACCGTGGCGGTGATCCTCTCGACCCTGGCAGGCTTCGTCGGTTGCTTCGTCAACTATGTACTGCCGGGCAAGGTATTCGGTTTCCTGCTGTCCACCACTGGCGCCATCGCCTTGCTGGTGTACCTGGTGATCGCCGTGTCGCAACTGCGCATGCGCGCCCGTGCCGAACGTGAAGGGCGGCCGCTGGAGCTGAAGATGTGGCTGTTCCCTTGGCTGACCTGGCTGGTGATCGGCACCATCGTGATGGTCCTGGGCTACATGCTGTTCAGCGATGCCTACCGCTACGAGACGCTGATGACCGCCGGCGTGACCCTGTTCATCCTGCTGGTGTCGCTGACCCAGAAGGGCGGCAAGGTGGTTGCCCAGCCGGCTTGA
- a CDS encoding glutathione S-transferase N-terminal domain-containing protein codes for MTDLSAFPITRKWPAKHPERLQLYSLPTPNGVKVSIMLEEIGLAYEPHKVSFDNDDQLSPEFISLSANNKIPAILDPNGPGGQPLPLFESGAILQYLAEKSGQLLSQDPAQRYQTLQWLMFQMGGIGPMFGQVGFFHFFAGKEYEDKRPRDRYVNESKRLLGVLDRHLKGREWMVDEYSIADIAIFPWVRNLVERYNARDLVGFDEFKEVQRVLAKFLERPAVQRGLKIPA; via the coding sequence ATGACCGATCTGAGCGCTTTCCCCATCACCCGTAAATGGCCCGCGAAGCACCCCGAACGCCTGCAACTGTACTCGCTGCCCACGCCCAACGGCGTCAAGGTGTCGATCATGCTGGAGGAGATCGGCCTGGCCTACGAACCGCACAAGGTCAGCTTCGACAACGATGACCAGCTGAGCCCCGAGTTCATCTCGCTCAGCGCCAACAACAAGATCCCGGCGATCCTCGACCCCAACGGCCCGGGCGGCCAACCGTTGCCGTTGTTCGAATCGGGGGCGATTCTGCAGTACCTGGCAGAAAAGAGCGGTCAGTTGCTGAGCCAGGACCCGGCCCAGCGTTACCAGACCCTGCAGTGGCTGATGTTCCAGATGGGCGGCATCGGGCCGATGTTCGGCCAGGTTGGTTTCTTCCATTTCTTTGCTGGCAAGGAATACGAAGACAAGCGTCCGCGCGACCGTTACGTCAACGAATCGAAGCGCTTGCTGGGTGTGCTGGACCGGCACCTGAAAGGGCGCGAGTGGATGGTCGATGAATACAGCATCGCCGACATTGCCATCTTCCCTTGGGTGCGCAACCTTGTGGAGCGTTACAACGCACGCGATCTGGTGGGCTTCGACGAATTCAAGGAAGTGCAGCGTGTGCTGGCGAAGTTCCTTGAGCGGCCAGCGGTGCAGCGTGGCCTGAAAATCCCCGCCTGA
- a CDS encoding PaaI family thioesterase, translating to MNDPILSLQALAAPEGTCFGCGCSHPSGLHLQSHWDADGIHLLCRHSPDSTFIGWPGLVYGGLLAMLVDCHSNWTAMAYHYRAEGREAGSLPRIDCVTGSLGLNYLKPTPMGVELLLKARVEGEVGRKTRVICEVWAGDVLTVSADSVFVRVDTEKLKLKAHGQAS from the coding sequence ATGAACGACCCGATTCTTTCTCTCCAGGCCCTTGCCGCCCCCGAAGGTACTTGCTTTGGTTGTGGCTGCTCCCACCCATCCGGCCTGCACTTGCAAAGCCACTGGGATGCCGACGGCATTCACCTGTTGTGCCGGCACTCACCCGACAGCACCTTCATCGGTTGGCCCGGCCTGGTCTATGGGGGCCTGCTGGCCATGCTGGTCGACTGCCATTCGAACTGGACCGCCATGGCCTACCACTACCGCGCCGAAGGCCGTGAAGCGGGCAGCCTGCCGCGCATCGACTGCGTCACCGGCAGCCTTGGGCTGAATTACCTCAAACCCACCCCGATGGGCGTGGAGCTGCTGCTCAAGGCGCGCGTGGAAGGTGAAGTCGGGCGCAAGACCCGGGTCATCTGCGAGGTCTGGGCCGGCGATGTACTGACGGTAAGCGCCGATTCGGTGTTCGTGCGGGTGGACACCGAAAAGCTCAAGCTCAAGGCGCATGGCCAAGCCAGCTGA
- a CDS encoding polysaccharide lyase, whose product MALLTPQTQAAQSIWPPHSTAQSAMIADYRTLACTKEPPAPYTGSLRLESKYDQRDASKSTLRSSPDADSERIGKQVKEFVGGLIYASKRFQRAKKPQDANMALACQDQWLQHWADAGALLNPDASGTGMAARKWALAAMAGAVLLTQSASDGKLQLSEAQRNWFTRLGELVIREYDPRRSASGVYFNNHDYWAAWAVAATGMLVGRDDFIQWADGNLRRGLAQAVRANNGNYAYLPLEVARSKLAANYSQYALVPLVLLAESARANGLPWSREDQQTLDLLANFAARTVLAPGDLPELKGQSQADVAPYKMAWLIPFLQRNPGHALARQLYDSEDGEVDNYSQLGGPIKAFYPPLPGSRS is encoded by the coding sequence ATGGCGCTGCTAACCCCCCAGACCCAGGCAGCGCAATCCATCTGGCCCCCCCACAGCACTGCACAATCGGCCATGATCGCCGACTACCGCACCCTGGCCTGCACCAAGGAGCCCCCCGCGCCCTACACCGGCAGCCTGCGCCTTGAAAGCAAATACGACCAACGCGACGCCAGCAAGTCGACCCTGCGCAGCAGCCCCGACGCCGACAGCGAACGCATCGGCAAGCAAGTCAAGGAGTTCGTCGGTGGCCTGATCTACGCCAGCAAACGCTTCCAGCGTGCCAAGAAACCCCAGGACGCCAACATGGCCCTGGCCTGCCAGGACCAATGGCTGCAACACTGGGCCGACGCCGGCGCCCTGCTGAACCCCGATGCCAGCGGCACCGGCATGGCCGCACGAAAATGGGCACTGGCCGCCATGGCCGGTGCCGTGCTGCTGACCCAATCGGCCAGCGACGGCAAGCTGCAGCTGAGCGAAGCGCAGCGCAACTGGTTCACCCGCCTTGGCGAGCTGGTGATCCGCGAGTACGACCCACGCCGCAGCGCCAGCGGTGTGTACTTCAACAACCACGACTACTGGGCAGCCTGGGCCGTGGCCGCGACCGGCATGCTGGTAGGCCGCGACGACTTCATCCAGTGGGCCGATGGCAACCTGCGCCGTGGCCTGGCCCAGGCCGTGCGCGCCAACAACGGCAACTACGCCTACCTGCCGCTGGAAGTGGCTCGCAGCAAGCTGGCTGCCAACTACAGCCAGTACGCCCTGGTGCCGCTGGTGCTGCTGGCCGAATCGGCGCGCGCCAACGGCCTGCCGTGGAGCCGCGAAGACCAGCAGACTCTCGACCTGCTGGCCAACTTCGCCGCCCGCACGGTGCTGGCCCCAGGCGACCTGCCCGAACTCAAGGGGCAGTCCCAGGCCGATGTGGCCCCGTACAAGATGGCCTGGCTGATCCCGTTCCTGCAGCGCAACCCCGGCCATGCGCTGGCGCGCCAGCTGTACGACAGCGAAGACGGCGAGGTGGACAACTACAGCCAGCTCGGCGGCCCGATCAAAGCGTTCTACCCCCCACTGCCCGGATCAAGGAGCTGA
- a CDS encoding inorganic phosphate transporter: MATPSLASQQPLAHSDSRPQLSHKPGRATLVLFFGLLLAGIAYTAWSLKQDVTASDTVVTTITPFLLLGLALLIALGFEFVNGFHDTANAVATVIYTHSLPAPVAVVWSGLCNFLGVLLSSGAVAFGIIALLPVELILQVGSSAGFAMVFALLLAAIIWNLGTWWLGLPASSSHTLIGSIIGVGVANALMHGRDGTSGVDWAQASKVGYALLFSPLIGFACAALLLLALRALVKRKELYQAPEGRTPPPWWIRGILILTCTGVSFAHGSNDGQKGMGLIMLILVGTLPMAYALNKTMPSEQALQFSAVAEVTRQALVRTAPGPAPGDPRQVLTAFIAEPKASPQLVPALAELTGMIGDQVKGYGSLRSVPGEAMANVRNDMYLTSEAIRLIEKKQLVTLDADTRSHVQLFKTQLDDATRYIPLWVKVAVAIALGLGTMVGWKRIVVTVGEKIGKTHLSYAQGASAEVVAMCTIGAADMFGLPVSTTHVLSSGVAGTMVANGSGIQQRTLINLLMAWVLTLPAAMLLAGSLYWLLNQIF, encoded by the coding sequence ATGGCAACCCCGTCCCTGGCCAGCCAGCAGCCACTGGCCCACAGCGATTCCCGCCCGCAGCTTTCGCACAAACCCGGGCGCGCCACCCTCGTACTGTTCTTCGGCCTGCTGCTGGCCGGTATCGCCTACACCGCCTGGAGCCTCAAGCAGGACGTGACCGCCAGCGACACGGTGGTCACCACCATCACGCCGTTTCTGCTGCTGGGCCTGGCACTGCTGATTGCCCTGGGCTTCGAGTTCGTCAACGGCTTCCATGACACCGCCAACGCAGTGGCCACGGTGATCTACACCCACTCGCTGCCGGCGCCGGTGGCGGTGGTCTGGTCCGGCCTGTGCAACTTCCTCGGCGTGCTGCTTTCCAGCGGCGCGGTGGCGTTCGGCATCATCGCCCTGCTGCCGGTGGAGCTGATTCTACAGGTCGGTTCCTCGGCAGGCTTTGCCATGGTCTTTGCCTTGCTGCTGGCAGCCATCATCTGGAACCTCGGCACCTGGTGGCTGGGGTTGCCGGCGTCCTCCTCGCACACGCTGATCGGCTCGATCATCGGCGTCGGCGTGGCCAACGCGCTGATGCACGGGCGTGACGGCACCAGCGGGGTCGACTGGGCCCAGGCCAGCAAGGTCGGCTATGCCCTGCTGTTTTCGCCACTGATCGGCTTCGCCTGCGCAGCCCTGTTGCTGCTGGCACTGCGCGCGCTGGTCAAGCGCAAGGAGCTGTACCAGGCGCCGGAAGGCCGCACGCCACCGCCATGGTGGATCCGCGGGATTCTGATCCTGACTTGCACCGGCGTGTCGTTCGCCCATGGTTCCAACGACGGGCAGAAAGGCATGGGCCTGATCATGCTGATCCTGGTGGGCACCCTGCCGATGGCCTATGCCCTGAACAAGACCATGCCCAGCGAGCAGGCGCTGCAGTTTTCTGCGGTGGCCGAGGTGACCCGCCAGGCGCTGGTACGCACGGCCCCCGGGCCGGCCCCCGGCGACCCGCGCCAGGTGCTAACCGCGTTCATCGCCGAGCCCAAGGCCAGCCCGCAACTGGTGCCGGCGCTGGCTGAGCTCACCGGCATGATCGGTGACCAGGTCAAAGGCTACGGTTCGCTGCGCAGCGTGCCGGGCGAGGCCATGGCCAACGTGCGCAACGACATGTACCTGACCAGCGAAGCCATCCGCCTGATCGAGAAAAAACAACTGGTGACGTTGGACGCCGATACCCGCAGCCATGTGCAGCTGTTCAAGACCCAGCTGGACGACGCCACCCGCTATATCCCGCTTTGGGTCAAGGTGGCGGTGGCCATCGCACTGGGCCTGGGCACCATGGTCGGCTGGAAGCGTATCGTGGTGACAGTGGGAGAAAAGATCGGCAAGACCCACCTGAGCTATGCCCAGGGTGCTTCGGCGGAAGTGGTCGCCATGTGCACCATCGGTGCGGCGGACATGTTCGGGCTACCGGTGTCGACCACCCACGTGCTGAGTTCGGGGGTGGCTGGGACCATGGTCGCCAACGGCTCGGGGATTCAGCAGCGCACACTGATCAACCTGCTGATGGCCTGGGTGCTGACCCTGCCGGCGGCGATGCTGCTGGCCGGGAGCCTGTACTGGTTGCTGAACCAGATCTTCTAG
- a CDS encoding right-handed parallel beta-helix repeat-containing protein: MAALARFSLTCLAALCLAGTAQAASQALPVNQTVDTLPSEQRQLKADQLRQQVRQAVAFQQAERQRPAGRASVSLQPMFSSQAGSWPFEPFVNNGLFRAIAGYQAHHPQVVMLRGGSITLAQLHDALNDPRILKRYKDGYLLSYPLMIGSDAGLVLEGTSLYLSAFAGTALINQGWLGLNQSSLQSMAGDKPGSTDRAWRPFVVAWAGSHTQVLGSTLKRLGYNANLSRGLSTALSTQQAASTRPATVIIRDSQFSEMSSAVELQHSQATITGSQFEQSQQYAIDVQNSQVKLQGNQLRGIDNNSGVRLRGQTRALVEGNLILGATKAAIEVSEQQGAVLLAGNRIGDSRGNGIQLRNLAPSVAAPLVIDDNLLASSQGSAVDASEVGAVALLDNRIGNTAEYAVSLRNATPLAGPLVLSGNRLGRVGKALVRVEGVRDVVLGGNSFDGKPLLQNLLIGDLLPLQGQLLEATVRQGETVRVRQQ; the protein is encoded by the coding sequence ATGGCTGCCCTCGCCCGCTTTTCCCTCACCTGCCTGGCCGCCCTGTGCCTGGCAGGCACTGCCCAGGCCGCCAGCCAGGCGCTGCCGGTCAATCAGACCGTAGACACCTTGCCCAGCGAGCAACGCCAGCTCAAGGCTGACCAACTGCGCCAGCAGGTGCGCCAGGCCGTGGCATTCCAGCAGGCCGAACGGCAACGCCCGGCCGGGCGCGCCAGCGTCAGCCTGCAACCGATGTTCTCGTCCCAGGCCGGCAGCTGGCCGTTCGAGCCGTTCGTCAACAACGGCCTGTTCCGTGCCATCGCTGGCTACCAGGCACACCACCCGCAGGTGGTGATGCTGCGCGGCGGCAGCATCACCCTGGCGCAGTTGCACGATGCACTGAACGACCCACGCATCCTCAAGCGCTACAAGGATGGCTACCTGCTCAGCTACCCGCTGATGATCGGCAGCGACGCAGGGCTGGTGCTCGAAGGCACCAGCCTGTACCTGTCGGCGTTCGCCGGCACCGCGCTGATCAACCAGGGCTGGCTAGGGCTGAACCAGTCCAGCCTGCAGAGCATGGCCGGCGACAAACCGGGCAGTACCGACCGCGCCTGGCGGCCATTCGTGGTGGCCTGGGCTGGCAGCCATACCCAGGTGCTCGGCTCGACGCTCAAGCGCCTGGGCTACAACGCCAACCTCTCGCGTGGCCTGAGCACCGCCTTGAGCACCCAGCAGGCGGCCAGCACCCGCCCGGCCACGGTGATCATCCGTGACAGCCAGTTCAGCGAGATGTCCAGCGCCGTGGAACTGCAGCACAGCCAGGCGACCATCACCGGCAGCCAGTTCGAGCAGTCGCAGCAGTACGCCATCGATGTGCAGAACAGCCAGGTCAAGCTGCAGGGCAACCAGCTGCGTGGCATCGACAACAACAGTGGCGTGCGCTTGCGTGGCCAGACCCGCGCCCTGGTCGAAGGCAACCTGATCCTCGGTGCGACCAAGGCCGCCATCGAAGTCAGCGAGCAACAGGGCGCGGTGCTGCTGGCCGGCAACCGCATCGGCGACAGCCGGGGCAATGGCATCCAGCTGCGCAACCTGGCACCTAGCGTGGCGGCACCGCTGGTGATCGATGACAACCTGCTGGCCAGCAGCCAGGGCAGCGCGGTGGATGCCAGCGAGGTGGGTGCCGTGGCGCTGCTCGACAACCGCATCGGCAATACCGCGGAATATGCCGTCAGCCTGCGCAACGCCACGCCGCTGGCCGGGCCACTGGTGCTCAGCGGCAACCGCCTGGGCCGAGTCGGCAAGGCGCTGGTACGGGTGGAGGGTGTGCGGGATGTGGTGCTGGGGGGCAACAGCTTCGATGGCAAGCCGTTGCTGCAGAACCTGTTGATCGGGGATTTGCTGCCGTTGCAGGGCCAGTTGCTCGAGGCCACGGTTCGCCAGGGTGAGACTGTGCGGGTCAGGCAGCAATGA
- a CDS encoding GNAT family N-acetyltransferase — translation MPVELIAASDAWRTFARDLTRRAMLPYYREFDLLWIEQAFDEAWGWREQWLVMEGETVLGFCSLGQDRQALFIRELHLLPEQRGRGVGSQVLETLADWAAQRRLPLLRLMVFKSNPARQLYLRHGFVEMGEDDCFVRMQRVIG, via the coding sequence ATGCCCGTTGAGCTGATCGCCGCGAGCGATGCCTGGCGCACCTTTGCCCGCGACCTGACGCGGCGGGCGATGTTGCCCTATTACCGCGAATTCGACCTGTTGTGGATCGAGCAAGCGTTCGATGAAGCCTGGGGTTGGCGCGAGCAGTGGCTGGTGATGGAAGGGGAGACCGTGCTGGGTTTCTGCAGCCTTGGCCAGGACCGGCAGGCGTTGTTCATTCGTGAGTTGCACCTGTTGCCGGAACAACGTGGGCGCGGGGTGGGCAGCCAGGTGCTGGAAACACTGGCCGATTGGGCGGCGCAGCGGCGGCTGCCGCTGTTGAGGCTGATGGTGTTCAAGAGCAACCCGGCGCGGCAGCTGTACCTGCGCCATGGGTTTGTCGAGATGGGTGAGGATGATTGCTTTGTGAGGATGCAGCGGGTTATCGGTTGA
- the gcvA gene encoding transcriptional regulator GcvA: MSKRLMPSTTALQCFEAAARHLSFTRAAQELHLTQSAVSKQVAQLEDMLSHSLFQRIRRRLHLTPAGALYLTEVNKILTQIDISSRYILSYGDETEVLRIATQPTFGARWLVPRLKGFGDRHPRIHLDIRNELEPFDLVQAKADIAFFFGQGTWPGATCIELFSEEVVPVCAPGLLARHRFDSAEALTEHRLLQCASRPEAWHEWFLGLGLHSQNSYHGPRFDTFYLCIRAAIAGCGIALIPRYLVAEELSEGKMVVAWDHPVASNGRHFIAHAEHAAEVPKVKAFVQWIRERVAEGD, translated from the coding sequence ATGTCCAAACGCCTGATGCCCTCGACCACCGCCCTGCAGTGCTTCGAAGCCGCCGCCCGGCACCTGAGCTTCACCCGTGCGGCACAGGAGCTGCACCTGACCCAGAGCGCCGTCAGCAAGCAAGTGGCGCAGCTTGAGGACATGCTCTCGCATTCGCTGTTCCAGCGTATTCGCCGGCGCCTGCACCTGACCCCGGCGGGGGCGCTGTACCTCACCGAAGTGAACAAGATCCTCACCCAGATCGACATCTCCAGCCGCTACATCCTCAGCTACGGCGACGAGACCGAGGTGCTGCGCATCGCCACCCAGCCGACCTTCGGCGCACGCTGGCTGGTGCCCAGGCTCAAAGGATTCGGCGACCGCCACCCGCGCATTCACCTGGACATCCGCAACGAACTGGAGCCATTCGACCTGGTGCAGGCCAAGGCCGATATCGCCTTCTTCTTCGGCCAGGGCACCTGGCCGGGGGCTACCTGCATCGAATTGTTCAGCGAGGAAGTGGTGCCAGTGTGTGCGCCCGGCCTGCTGGCCCGGCACCGTTTCGACAGTGCCGAGGCGCTTACCGAACACCGGCTGCTGCAGTGCGCATCACGCCCGGAGGCCTGGCACGAGTGGTTCCTGGGGTTGGGCCTGCACAGCCAGAACAGCTACCACGGGCCGCGCTTCGACACGTTCTACCTGTGCATCCGGGCGGCCATCGCCGGCTGTGGCATAGCTTTGATTCCGCGCTACCTGGTGGCTGAAGAACTGAGCGAAGGCAAGATGGTGGTGGCCTGGGACCACCCGGTGGCGAGCAATGGCCGGCATTTCATCGCCCATGCCGAGCACGCCGCAGAAGTGCCCAAGGTCAAGGCCTTCGTGCAGTGGATTCGCGAGCGGGTGGCTGAGGGGGATTGA
- a CDS encoding DUF488 domain-containing protein yields MIRCKRFYDAPEKEDGQRVLVDRLWPRNKRKDELHGEWFRDVAPSTDLRKAFHQGAVDFAGFTERYQHELAAHPEHWYPLLDLAAKGNLTLLYAGKDTEHNNAQVLAAWLEDELERRGPSSSPVCYAR; encoded by the coding sequence ATGATTCGCTGCAAGCGCTTCTACGACGCGCCAGAGAAAGAAGATGGTCAGCGTGTGCTGGTCGATCGCCTGTGGCCGCGCAACAAACGCAAGGATGAACTGCATGGCGAGTGGTTTCGCGACGTGGCGCCATCCACTGATTTGCGCAAGGCGTTCCACCAGGGCGCGGTGGATTTCGCCGGGTTCACCGAGCGCTATCAGCACGAACTGGCGGCGCACCCTGAACACTGGTATCCGCTGCTCGATCTTGCAGCCAAAGGCAACCTGACCTTGCTGTATGCCGGTAAGGACACCGAGCACAACAACGCCCAGGTGCTTGCGGCCTGGCTGGAAGATGAACTGGAGCGTCGCGGCCCGAGCAGCTCGCCGGTGTGCTATGCCCGTTGA
- a CDS encoding aspartate aminotransferase family protein, with the protein MNLESISQSIAIVHPITLSHGRNAEVWDTDGKRYIDFVGGIGVLNLGHCNPAVVAAIQAQASRLTHYAFNAAPHGPYLKLMERLRQFVPVSYPLAGMLTNSGAEAAENALKVARGATGKRAIIAFDGGFHGRTLATLNLNGKVAPYKQRVGELPGPVYHLPYPSADTGVTCEQALKAMDRLFSVELAVEDVAAFIFEPVQGEGGFLALDPAFAQALRRFCDERGILIIIDEIQSGFGRTGQRFAFPRLGIEPDLLLLAKSIAGGMPLGAVVGRQDLLAALPKGGLGGTYSGNPIACAAALASLAQMTDENVATWGERQEQAIVARHQRWKASGLSPFIGRLTGVGAMRGIEFVNADGNPAPAQLAKVMEAARAKGLLLMPSGKARHIIRLLAPLTIEAEVLEEGLDILEQCLADLV; encoded by the coding sequence ATGAATCTGGAAAGTATCAGTCAATCCATCGCCATCGTTCATCCGATCACACTTTCCCATGGCCGTAATGCCGAAGTCTGGGATACCGACGGCAAACGTTACATCGACTTTGTCGGCGGTATCGGCGTACTCAACCTGGGCCACTGCAACCCGGCCGTGGTCGCAGCAATCCAGGCCCAGGCCAGCCGCCTGACCCACTACGCTTTCAACGCCGCCCCCCATGGCCCGTACCTGAAGCTGATGGAGCGCCTGCGCCAGTTCGTCCCGGTCAGCTACCCGTTGGCCGGCATGCTCACCAACAGTGGCGCAGAAGCTGCGGAAAATGCCCTGAAGGTCGCCCGCGGCGCCACCGGCAAACGCGCCATCATCGCCTTCGACGGTGGCTTCCACGGCCGCACCCTGGCCACCCTGAACCTCAACGGCAAGGTCGCCCCCTACAAGCAGCGGGTCGGCGAACTGCCGGGGCCTGTATACCACCTGCCCTACCCCAGCGCCGACACCGGCGTCACCTGCGAGCAGGCGCTCAAGGCCATGGACCGCCTGTTCAGCGTGGAATTGGCGGTCGAGGACGTGGCAGCGTTCATCTTCGAACCGGTACAAGGCGAAGGGGGTTTCCTCGCCCTCGACCCGGCGTTTGCCCAGGCGCTGCGGCGCTTCTGCGACGAGCGCGGGATCCTGATCATCATCGACGAGATCCAGTCCGGCTTCGGCCGCACTGGCCAGCGCTTTGCCTTCCCGCGCCTGGGTATCGAGCCGGACCTGCTGCTGCTGGCGAAAAGCATCGCCGGCGGCATGCCGCTGGGTGCAGTGGTCGGGCGTCAGGATTTGCTGGCGGCATTGCCCAAGGGCGGCCTGGGTGGCACCTATTCGGGCAACCCGATCGCCTGCGCGGCGGCGCTGGCGAGCCTGGCACAGATGACCGACGAGAACGTCGCCACCTGGGGTGAGCGCCAGGAACAAGCGATTGTTGCCCGCCACCAGCGCTGGAAGGCCTCGGGCCTGAGCCCGTTCATCGGCCGACTGACTGGCGTAGGTGCCATGCGTGGCATCGAGTTCGTCAATGCCGATGGCAACCCGGCCCCGGCGCAGCTGGCCAAGGTAATGGAAGCGGCGCGGGCCAAGGGCCTGCTGCTGATGCCTAGCGGCAAGGCGCGGCACATCATCCGCCTGCTGGCACCGCTGACTATCGAGGCCGAGGTGCTCGAAGAGGGGCTGGATATCCTCGAGCAGTGCCTGGCCGATCTGGTCTGA